GGTACCCACACCAACTACTCTAACAAATATAATGATTAAACTCTAAAGGTGGAACCGCGAAAGTAGCGTTTAAGTTGCCACCATACATTTAATGATGAATTGCGCTCTGTTGGCCTTATCCATATGTTACCATGATAATATGTTATTACAGATTTGCATCTGCTTCTGCAGAAGTTATAATAAGCTCATCTTTGTATTTATATCACACAATGGACTTtgtaatattcattattttggAATTTAGGAAACTCATGAATGTGGCCAACAAAATGTAATCCCTATACCGTAAAACTAACACACATATATTATATTCGTTAACGTTAATTCAAATGGATCTGAAAGagaattcacaaaacattttaatattacaaaaagtGCACGACAAGGTTTTCCTCAAAAATACTAACATAATCATAAATCCTTGTCAACTTTAAAATACACCTTTTTACTTTATAGTGTAATATTGTCCGTTTCTACTACAATTTGTAAACTTCCACATTCAGATCTAAAAAAAGTATcctaatcaaaataataaaatcgaaaGTGGTCACTAAAAACGACACTCATCTCAACACCCCGATTCACAAGAAGTTATGGATATCAAAATTCAAAAGCACTAAAAGTACAATGTTAACACTGCAAGTTCTATTTAATATGAGATTTATGCAAAATAGTTGAAAGATTCGAGGTGTTGAGCAGGAATAAGCACTTGTCATAATATCGATTTGAAGGTCGGGGACAAGTACTGTATAAGAGGGTTTAATGGAGCGTCGTGGTTAACCTACTGCTGGACCGGCGCCGCGTAGAGCAGCGGGCCAGGGGGCAGGTGCGGGTACGGCACGCCGCCGCCCACCGCCGCCTGGTAGCCGCATGGCCCACCGCCGCCTACTCCGCCGCCGTAGAACTTTCCGCCTACACAAATTATAACATTTACTGTCTGCAAAATGTGACGACATCAATGCCAGAAACATGTCTCGCATTGCTTTTCGTGCTTTGGGCTATTAGAGATTTCACCAATCAATAGTCAACAAGATTAAACAATAATCATGGCCAAAGACGAAGAGTAAGTAAAATGAAAATTTGAAATCACAGACTACAATGTTTTGTCTATTTAGTgagtatgtgtgtgaaaggaAATGTTTGAAGAGCTGAAGGTGAAGTTGCGCAAGAGACGTGATGTAACTGGCTTACTTATAATGTCTTGCAATAAAGAGATGAAAATGAATAAGAATTTATTAACTTACCTAGCATGTCCTGATGATGAGGGTGCATTTGTGGGAAGTGTGGTGGTGTAGCAAAGTGAGGAGGAGGAGATCCGAAGGATGATCCAGATCCAGACTTGTTGCCATTAGTGTTGTTGTTACGATACTGTTGCCCGCCGTTGCGAGAGTCTAAAAAAAGATATTTGTTTAGGCAAATGGATTCTTAAATGGACATAAttgtaacaatacaaaaaaatactaagaAAATAATAACCTGTATACGTACTATTGTAGGTGCGCTGGCCATACGCATTCTGATTATTATAACCATTTTGGTATCCGCTGCTATAGCCACCTTGGTAGGTTCCCATAGACTCAAATACATTAGGACTTGGGAAGGGCACTGTTTTCTGATAATTATTCTGTCTATAGCCTTGGTTGCCTTGGTTTTGGTTATTGAAACGTGGCGCCTGTGGGTTAGCATTGCGGTTTTGGTATGTATTTTGGTTGTCTTCCTGGTTGGAGACATTATTGGCCATCTTATTGTTCCATTGGTTGCTTTGTTGACGAGGTGAGCTGGAGCCACTGTTGTTTTCTTTGCGTTGCTGCCAACGGTTACGTCCTAGAATAAGATACAAGTAACATTATAATTTTTACTATAATTGCAACAAATATTATTTGGTAGGTGTTAAATTTACCAGAATTGTTGTTGTTATTTCTGGCCATGTCACCCAGCTTTGCAGGCGGATTTTGACCAGTTTCGCGTAGTACGGCGACGAGTCCACGAGCCTGTCGTGAGTCGCCACTTGTGAAGTATGTGTATGCTGTTCCAGATTGTTGGCAACGTCCAGTGCGACCTGtgtgttaaataaaaatatatatatctatgGTATTACCAACCAACCCAAATAACAGAAGTAGGTTAATTCAATTTTGAAAATTGGTACTCTTGCCGGCTTTATAACTTACCAATCCTGTGAATGTAATCTTCGGAAGAATTAGGGTAATCGTAGTTGACGACAAATTTGACATCTTCGACATCAAGGCCGCGGGCGGCAACGTCAGTTGCGATCAAAATGGTAGTGGCACCATTCCTGAACTCTGTAAGTACAGCGTCACGTTCCGGTTGTGACTTATCACCGTGGATCGCGAGTGCTTTGTGCCCGTTGCGACGAACAGCGCGTGCAATGTCGTCAACCTGAAAAAGTTAAAGTTGATATTATATAAACTCCTGTGGCTCAGTCTCCAACAAACCATAGTTAAACATTGACATTTgaaattttagatttttaaaaaggACTATGGACGTTTTTAGATAATAATACTCATTTACTTCATCACAATGTATTGATAAATTAACAATTGACTTATATTTACCTTCTTTTTGGTTTCAACGAAGACAATGACTTTATTGTCTCGTTCAGATGCAATTTCTTTAAGTAGATTGGTAAGCTTGGCCTCCTTTTCATGTTCTTCACAGATTTCAACTATTTGTTTGATATTGTTATTGGCAGATAGATTCAAAGAACCAATATTAACTTTTACATAATCATTCAAAAAATCTTCAGCAAGAGCTTGGATTTCCTTAGGCCAGGTGGCAGACCACATTAAAACTTGACGATCTGGACGAATTTGTTCAATAATCTTTCGGATTTGAGGTTCAAAACCCATGTCTAACATTCTGTCAGCTTCATCCAGGACCAAATATGTGCAACGGCGTAGGTTGGTGGTTCCTCTTTCCAAGAAATCAATTAGCCTTCCAGGAGTAGCAATTACAATCTCTACTCCTCTTTCCAAGTCCCTAGCTTGGGGTCCTTTGGGTGAACCACCAAACAAACAGGTGTTCCTGATACAACCGTGAGCACTGTAAGCCTGAGCTACTGATTGAATCTGTTGAGCCAGCTCTCGCGTGGGAGCAAGAATAAGCGCAATAGGGCCATCGCCTCTCTGGATACGTTGCTGATGAACAATATGAACAGCAGCTGGAAGCATGTAGGCAAGGGTTTTACCAGACCCAGTCGAAGCAATGCCAACCATGTCACGGCCAGAAAGTGCAATCGGCCATCCTTGGGCTTGGATACCAGTAGGCTCTACCCAGCCCTGTTCCTTGATGGTATTCATAACATGATCTGGGAAGTTGCCTTCATCGAACACCTGATTGGGTCTGGGCACATTGTTGCCACTAACAGTGATCTCCTTAGCAGCACGGAACATTTCAACCTCATCATCAGTGCGTGCATCAACATTAGCATGAGGCTTGTAAAAATCTTTCTGTATTGGCTCCAAATTAGCCAAGTCCCACATTGGTTTTACCAAGCTATCTCCAGGGTGTTTTGCCTTCATGCTCTGTGTCTTACGCCCATTAAAATCTAAGGGTTTTTGGCCAGGATTTGAGTTGAAAGGTTTCTTAGGTGCAAAATTTTGTTGGCAGTTGGGTCCATTCTGATTATTGTAGGGCTTAGGTCCAAAATTGCTTTTGTTGTAACCTTGTTGTTTAGGTCCTCCAAAATCATTCTTTCCATTGTAAAATTGCATATTCCCATTTGCTGATTTGTCATCATAATCATTTCGTTTCTGATTTGGATTGTTGTAATTGTTCCTGGGCTTGTACTCTTTAGGCCCACCAAAATCCTGTCCATTCTCATTTTTTTGATTGTTGTAATCATTTCTCACTCCGTTAAAGTCATTTCTGGGGcgaaagttatttttgtttccAAAGTTGTTGTTTCTGGGACCAAAAGTTTTTGGCCCACCAAAATCAGGGATTCCATTGAAGAATGGAATTTTACCGAATTGTTCATTCCGGTCTGGGCGAGGCCTGAAACTGAAGATTGATTAGCATCATGGCGAATTCTCCCCATATCAGACAGGACATTTTACTTggctaataaaattaaattgaataaacCTACGCGGATGAAGTACTATAATTCTTAAATGACCTACTTTTCATGATCattttcaatgtttttattattaaaattctaaCAGAGATCAATGAAGACACTGTTCCCAAtgtcaaatcatttatttatagtaaGACAGTGGGTATGACTTTCATCAGTTCTAGTTTTCTTTGTCAGGTGGGCATTGCAATTGTTTGAAATGAAGTAAGGTAGTATTTTCTTATATCTCATGATACAAAGTCTGAATAGCATAATCCAATCACTCCAATCAGAAAGAAATAAGACAAAGTACAACTGAAAGGTCATTTTCTAAATCTCAAATAACATTCACTAGACTCCatttttataatgtatgtaagtaggtacgtaggtaggtatacaataGGGAAAGTTGGCTATTTGGCATTCAACAAAAAAGCTATCCCATGATTACTAACAACTTACTGCTTAAAGCTTTTATCGAATAATGGTTTAAGTCTACGTTGTGTATGACATACAGAAGTTAATACGATTTATGAAAATAATCGCAACCATTATCAGCTGAGCATGAGGGATTTCACAAAATGGCCGCTGTAAGCGACGAGACAGGGCACTAAGAACATTGGCCGTCTAGTATTTGACGAAGGCAAAGgaaaaatcaataataaatataaacgtACATAGGATGCTGGTTGTGAAATCCGTTGTACTGCATTTTGCTGCTTTTGATAACGGATTGATGATACCTTACGTGGTGGTGCTAAACGCTTGAGTAGGCAGGAATCTGTAACAAAAGGGAAAACAAAGCACAATTTTAGCACTAAGACATATTTAAAGTTTAATTGTACGTATGAAAACCCGCTTTATAGAATAATAATGTACATACCTCTCAAAATTGagagaatttgaaaatatttggtTGTTTCATTCACTAACACCTCTCACAGACCCGGCGAACGAACAACTCGATAATGGCCGCCGGAAAGGGAAACGCCTCCTATTTCAGTTTAAGTTGCCATAGTAAAAATTGCAGTATTGATCGAGCAAGCCTTGCCAAAATGTTGCCAAATTGTAAGAAAATTCTTGATTTCTTTTACTTTTTGGGGGCGAAAtgtttgatattttataaatattatggttTTAATTCCTATGTAATGAACTGATTATAAATAAACGTAAAGTTAACGAATTAAAAAATCCTAAAACATCCTATCTTGCAAGAGTTTTTTTAGTATAGCAACATTAATAAGGTATTGTCAACTATTTTGATTTGACATTTCAGGAACAAAATAAACGACCGAATTTGGTCTGTACAaagctcagaacaataactaaagcatagaaggaaggctaaaatagcaacagaactctataattctgctctactttatcttacggaaccggcgtaatgttagacaaagacgcatatacaaaaattgtttcgtaatttcgtaggttgtcacaagtttttcattgcctagtgttgggtttcactttactaatatgtcgataaaattaaatttacttacaattaatgtcgataattttttttttacaagatttctttttgtaggatgcaattatcttcttcttgatgaaaggagactctgtctctgataggtaagtatctaaccatttttggattatattgtctggtttatattagtttggagctgcagctcacattcaggaaggaaagaaaatagccaactgttatcgtttcatcggtaagtattttgtaatattcgaatttatttatgatgtcatccgccgtgcactggtgtcgatcgacgtgccgtgcaaattggaaccgccgggtctaagccgcacagacggtaagaggcccgatgggctcacgccatagacatagaaaagagtatggactggaaatacctacagaaaaaacgtgccactctgtaaacataaaatggcggtctttactagggctacaagctgtttcaatactaggattaccatactcgtacctactagatatagcattatacttaaaaaaaatacggcatacaagtattcataagagaacagaaagggaaagtaaaaggtaggtaggtggtgtactgtatctttcgtgtaaaacttgtaagtattgtatattgtgtgcaataaagtatatttgtatttgtaaaggaaggtttagtcaagatttatctaagtcgcttacacaaatctataacattcattacattctttattgggcgcagttcgtatcaacctggagtgttggagtaggagtaaataagaacaggaggtaaaatgaaatataaattagatcgtaaatctgttcattagcaagtatttattatacacgttattaattatgtacattatatttacaataaatacaaatttattaatttctaaacagtgtcaatttgtttagaaactgtctttgtgacaccctgtcacattgatttttttttttcattaagtcgtttgatcttgaggcgtgacttgttcagcttttcttttaaatttttcatctcgtcttcttgaactgactgaaataaagtttaataataatgttaaaatagtgtatgtacaaaataatctataaaaataaaagtaaaatatatctgatttaagtgcattgtgcagctggttgaattatacgctctatatatgtatatcatgataaaaatataaaaagaaaattatttgatataccttttcatgtaaatccagtcgacacttttggatttaatatctgaaatcaaagataataatcatttacttatataaaacgtgtacaactcataattgtttagacataaaacaactacagacttagtatatactaagtttattaagtacataataatatgtagttgaatgatatgtacaaatatcttatctatctagccagcagtgagatgatgcaggctaggctgaaatttaaatataaatttaaacaccatttcatctgtctgatctataatgttcaatgtaggaatagcatcgtctcgaagacgcctccactttgaattaggaatacacataaatgaatccgcagtaaaatgtttcgagcaaatacggctgtacttatttggaatccaatttcgtctattaatgcgaattatccattctttctctttgttatcgtctacaggaaatctaaaaattaaaagtatcgataattttagtacatcactatggacaatcaacataacctcaaatcaattccgtattcatcgatgaaacgtataatataatggatatc
This sequence is a window from Pectinophora gossypiella chromosome 14, ilPecGoss1.1, whole genome shotgun sequence. Protein-coding genes within it:
- the LOC126372336 gene encoding uncharacterized protein LOC126372336 isoform X2, with translation MQYNGFHNQHPMPRPDRNEQFGKIPFFNGIPDFGGPKTFGPRNNNFGNKNNFRPRNDFNGVRNDYNNQKNENGQDFGGPKEYKPRNNYNNPNQKRNDYDDKSANGNMQFYNGKNDFGGPKQQGYNKSNFGPKPYNNQNGPNCQQNFAPKKPFNSNPGQKPLDFNGRKTQSMKAKHPGDSLVKPMWDLANLEPIQKDFYKPHANVDARTDDEVEMFRAAKEITVSGNNVPRPNQVFDEGNFPDHVMNTIKEQGWVEPTGIQAQGWPIALSGRDMVGIASTGSGKTLAYMLPAAVHIVHQQRIQRGDGPIALILAPTRELAQQIQSVAQAYSAHGCIRNTCLFGGSPKGPQARDLERGVEIVIATPGRLIDFLERGTTNLRRCTYLVLDEADRMLDMGFEPQIRKIIEQIRPDRQVLMWSATWPKEIQALAEDFLNDYVKVNIGSLNLSANNNIKQIVEICEEHEKEAKLTNLLKEIASERDNKVIVFVETKKKVDDIARAVRRNGHKALAIHGDKSQPERDAVLTEFRNGATTILIATDVAARGLDVEDVKFVVNYDYPNSSEDYIHRIGRTGRCQQSGTAYTYFTSGDSRQARGLVAVLRETGQNPPAKLGDMARNNNNNSGRNRWQQRKENNSGSSSPRQQSNQWNNKMANNVSNQEDNQNTYQNRNANPQAPRFNNQNQGNQGYRQNNYQKTVPFPSPNVFESMGTYQGGYSSGYQNGYNNQNAYGQRTYNSTYTDSRNGGQQYRNNNTNGNKSGSGSSFGSPPPHFATPPHFPQMHPHHQDMLGGKFYGGGVGGGGPCGYQAAVGGGVPYPHLPPGPLLYAAPVQQ
- the LOC126372336 gene encoding uncharacterized protein LOC126372336 isoform X3, with product MQYNGFHNQHPIFRPRPDRNEQFGKIPFFNGIPDFGGPKTFGPRNNNFGNKNNFRPRNDFNGVRNDYNNQKNENGQDFGGPKEYKPRNNYNNPNQKRNDYDDKSANGNMQFYNGKNDFGGPKQQGYNKSNFGPKPYNNQNGPNCQQNFAPKKPFNSNPGQKPLDFNGRKTQSMKAKHPGDSLVKPMWDLANLEPIQKDFYKPHANVDARTDDEVEMFRAAKEITVSGNNVPRPNQVFDEGNFPDHVMNTIKEQGWVEPTGIQAQGWPIALSGRDMVGIASTGSGKTLAYMLPAAVHIVHQQRIQRGDGPIALILAPTRELAQQIQSVAQAYSAHGCIRNTCLFGGSPKGPQARDLERGVEIVIATPGRLIDFLERGTTNLRRCTYLVLDEADRMLDMGFEPQIRKIIEQIRPDRQVLMWSATWPKEIQALAEDFLNDYVKVNIGSLNLSANNNIKQIVEICEEHEKEAKLTNLLKEIASERDNKVIVFVETKKKVDDIARAVRRNGHKALAIHGDKSQPERDAVLTEFRNGATTILIATDVAARGLDVEDVKFVVNYDYPNSSEDYIHRIGRTGRCQQSGTAYTYFTSGDSRQARGLVAVLRETGQNPPAKLGDMARNNNNNSGRNRWQQRKENNSGSSSPRQQSNQWNNKMANNVSNQEDNQNTYQNRNANPQAPRFNNQNQGNQGYRQNNYQKTVPFPSPNVFESMGTYQGGYSSGYQNGYNNQNAYGQRTYNNSRNGGQQYRNNNTNGNKSGSGSSFGSPPPHFATPPHFPQMHPHHQDMLGGKFYGGGVGGGGPCGYQAAVGGGVPYPHLPPGPLLYAAPVQQ
- the LOC126372336 gene encoding uncharacterized protein LOC126372336 isoform X1, which gives rise to MQYNGFHNQHPIFRPRPDRNEQFGKIPFFNGIPDFGGPKTFGPRNNNFGNKNNFRPRNDFNGVRNDYNNQKNENGQDFGGPKEYKPRNNYNNPNQKRNDYDDKSANGNMQFYNGKNDFGGPKQQGYNKSNFGPKPYNNQNGPNCQQNFAPKKPFNSNPGQKPLDFNGRKTQSMKAKHPGDSLVKPMWDLANLEPIQKDFYKPHANVDARTDDEVEMFRAAKEITVSGNNVPRPNQVFDEGNFPDHVMNTIKEQGWVEPTGIQAQGWPIALSGRDMVGIASTGSGKTLAYMLPAAVHIVHQQRIQRGDGPIALILAPTRELAQQIQSVAQAYSAHGCIRNTCLFGGSPKGPQARDLERGVEIVIATPGRLIDFLERGTTNLRRCTYLVLDEADRMLDMGFEPQIRKIIEQIRPDRQVLMWSATWPKEIQALAEDFLNDYVKVNIGSLNLSANNNIKQIVEICEEHEKEAKLTNLLKEIASERDNKVIVFVETKKKVDDIARAVRRNGHKALAIHGDKSQPERDAVLTEFRNGATTILIATDVAARGLDVEDVKFVVNYDYPNSSEDYIHRIGRTGRCQQSGTAYTYFTSGDSRQARGLVAVLRETGQNPPAKLGDMARNNNNNSGRNRWQQRKENNSGSSSPRQQSNQWNNKMANNVSNQEDNQNTYQNRNANPQAPRFNNQNQGNQGYRQNNYQKTVPFPSPNVFESMGTYQGGYSSGYQNGYNNQNAYGQRTYNSTYTDSRNGGQQYRNNNTNGNKSGSGSSFGSPPPHFATPPHFPQMHPHHQDMLGGKFYGGGVGGGGPCGYQAAVGGGVPYPHLPPGPLLYAAPVQQ